From the Limanda limanda chromosome 2, fLimLim1.1, whole genome shotgun sequence genome, one window contains:
- the abcg2d gene encoding broad substrate specificity ATP-binding cassette transporter ABCG2d gives MERANHINVAMLEDIGTNGTATSKGGVTFSEQSKQPCGSTVSFHNVQYKVQLKSGFCKRKSSPKEILVDLNGIMRPGLNAILGPTGSGKSSFLDILAARKDPSGLSGEVLIDGAPQPPNFKCLSGYVVQEDVVMGTLTVRENLRFSAALRLPSSVPQSEKEARVNHLIQELGLTKVADSKVGTEMTRGISGGERKRTNIGMELIIDPSVLFLDEPTTGLDASTANSVLLLLKRMANRGRTIIMSIHQPRYSIYRLFDTLTLLVSGKMVYHGPAPNALDYFANIGYPCEPHNNPADFFLDVINGDFTGATLTKVHGSEGSDLDFEELSSSKQSIEKHLIEEYRNCSYSTDTRAELERIVQDKEFILRPKARTITYNSSFFHQLRWVLQRTFQNLMLNPQTSVAQLGVNIFLALIVGAIFFGIKDDQSGLQNRMGALFFITTNQCFSTVSAAELFITERKLFVHEYISGYYRVSVYFLSKILSDVTMRTFTSVVFSCIVYFMIGLKSTVTAFFIFTLTVTLVAYTATAMTMAISADQSVVALANIFMTITFVFMMIFSGLLVNLPSIMDWLAWLKYLSIPRYGLAALNINEFVGLKFCEEAVRQDANMSAGASNCSMSTAALTCTGEQYLDYLGIEYTTWGLWENHTALAVMSVVFLLIAYLKLRFIKKFT, from the exons ATGGAGAGAGCCAATCACATCAACGTTGCAATGCTGGAAGACATCGGCACCAACGGGACGGCCACCTCAAAGGGGGGGGTCACGTTCTCGGAGCAGAGCAAGCAGCCGTGTGGATCCACCGTGAGCTTCCACAACGTCCAGTACAAAGTGCAGCTGAAGAGCGGCTTCTGCAAGAGGAAAAGCAGCCCCAAGGAAATCCTGGTGGACCTCAA TGGGATAATGAGACCCGGCCTGAACGCAATTCTCGGACCTACTGGAAGTGGAAAATCTTC TTTCTTGGATATTCTGGCTGCGAGGAAGGATCCTTCAGGCCTCTCAGGAGAAGTTCTCATCGACGGAGCTCCGCAGCCTCCAAACTTCAAGTGCCTCTCAGGCTACGTGGTTCAG GAAGATGTGGTCATGGGGACCCTGACCGTGAGGGAGAACCTGCGTTTCTCCGCAGCTCTGCGGCTGCCCAGCTCCGTGCCGCAGAGTGAGAAGGAGGCTCGAGTCAATCACCTCATCCAAGAACTGGGTCTCACCAAAGTGGCCGACTCCAAG GTGGGCACCGAGATGACCCGGGGGAtctcaggaggagagaggaagaggacgaacATTGGTATGGAACTCATTATCGATCCCTCAGTTCTCTTCCTGGATGAACCGACCACTGGACTGGATGCTAGCACTGCCAACTCCGTGTTACTGTTGCTGAAAAG AATGGCCAATCGTGGAAGAACGATTATTATGTCGATCCACCAACCTCGCTACTCAATCTACAGACTGTTTGACACTCTGACTCTGCTGGTTAGTGGTAAAATGGTTTATCATGGACCAGCTCCCAATGCTTTGGACTACTTCGCCAACATTG GTTATCCCTGTGAGCCCCACAACAACCCAGCTGACTTCTTTCTAGATGTTATTAATGGAGACTTTACTGGTGCAACCTTGACCAAAGTGCACGGCTCTGAAG GGTCAGATTTGGACTTTGAGGAGCTCAGCAGCTCCAAGCAGAGCATCGAGAAGCACCTGATCGAGGAGTACAGGAACTGCAGCTACTCCACTGACACACGAGCCGAGCTGGAACGTATCGTCCAGGACAAGGAGTTCATCTTACGTCCGAAGGCTCGCACCATCACCTACAACAGCTCCTTCTTCCACCAGCTGAGATGGGTGCTACAGAGGACCTTCCAGAACCTCATGTTGAACCCACAAACATCTGTTGCCCAG CTGGGAGTCAACATTTTCCTCGCCCTCATCGTCGGAGCCATATTCTTCGGGATCAAAGACGATCAGAGTGGACTCCAGAACAG GATGGGCgccctcttcttcatcaccacTAACCAGTGTTTCAGCACTGTGTCTGCAGCtgagctcttcatcactgagaGGAAACTGTTTGT ACACGAGTACATCAGTGGTTACTACAGAGTGTCCGTCTACTTCCTGTCAAAGATCCTGTCGGACGTCACCATGCGCACCTTCACCTCTGTTGTCTTCAgctgtattgtttattttatgatcG ggctCAAATCTACCGTCACTGCATTTTTCATCTTCACGCTGACCGTCACTCTGGTGGCCTACACAGCCACAGCCATGACCATGGCCATCTCGGCCGACCAGAGCGTCGTGGCTCTGGCCAACATCTTCATGACCATCACCTTTGTCTTCATGATG ATTTTCTCAGGTCTCCTGGTGAACCTGCCCAGCATCATGGATTGGCTGGCATGGCTGAAGTACTTGAGTATTCCTCGCTACGGCCTCGCG GCCTTGAACATCAATGAGTTTGTTGGTTTAAAGTTCTGTGAGGAGGCCGTGAGACAAGACGCCAACATGTCGGCTGGAGCGTCAAACTGCAGCATGAGCACAGCCGCTCTCAC GTGCACAGGAGAGCAGTATCTGGACTACCTGGGGATCGAGTACACCACCTGGGGACTGTGGGAGAACCACACGGCTCTGGCTGTTATGTCCGTCGTATTCCTCCTCATCGCCTACCTGAAACTACGCTTCATCAAGAAATTCACTTAG
- the pkd2 gene encoding polycystin-2 yields the protein MSSSRVRPQQPPQSQTGRLPPRLDSGEGIEMENIQHPDPGPGGPMVTPSPPSRQAWSRDNPGFEPEDEIMEADWPQASPGRRSVSTASSSSCSSGLGSYTGSSPHIPRGGLYPTPAVDAQQQERHLHRGCLKQILHKIRILWGTELMEDSDSSRERYLRNVLREMITYIAFLITICILTYGMVSANMYYYTKVMSQLFLDTPLSAGDSFTFRHISTMDDFWKFTEGPFLNSMYWEVWYNNKSLPDNHSLIYYENLLLGVPRLRQVKVRNESCSIHQDLRDEVQDCYNMYTPTNEDTSSFGPRNRTAWVYTAESEMNDSSYWGQVSKYGGGGYYQDLSRTKAESVVQLQFLKDHLWLDRGTRAVFLDFSVYNGNINLFCIARLLAEFPATGGVVTSWQFQTVRLMRYVSSWDYFVAVCEVAFCIFVLYYVVEEVLEIRIHRLHYFKSLWNCLDVLILALSVVAIIMNVTRTAMVGSCLKGLLEKDSSHPSFQPLANLQVQFNNVAAVIVFFSWVKIFKFINFNKTMSQLSSTMSRCAKDLVGFAIMFFIIFLAYAQLAYLVFGTQVNDFSTFQASIFTQFRIILGDFEFSEIEEANPVLGPIYFTTFIFFIFFILMNMFLAIINDSYSEVKADMSQQRTEMEMTDLIKKGCNKALMKLRLKKTAVDDISDSLRQAGGKLNIDELRQDLKGKGHTDAEIQAIFAKYDHDGDQELTEHEHQQMRDDLEKEREDLDLERNSLTRPCSGRSFPRTQEDSEEDDDEDSGHSSRRRGSSSGGVSYEEFQVLVRRVDRMEHSIGSIVSKIDAVIVKLETMERAKLKRRDVLGRLLDGVMEDERLGRDTDAHREQMERLVREELERWESDDMVSQVSQPQPNTGAGPRPRPSSALSTDGPDTSTNGSGHV from the exons ATGAGCTCATCCCGAGTCAGACCCCAGCAGCCACCGCAGAGCCAGACTGGCAGGCTGCCGCCCAGACTCGACTCCGGCGAGGGGATAGAGATGGAGAACATCCAGCATCCAGACCCGGGGCCCGGCGGACCCATGGTCACCCCGTCTCCTCCGTCCAGACAGGCCTGGAGCCGGGACAACCCGGGGTTCGAGCCCGAGGACGAGATCATGGAAGCCGACTGGCCTCAGGCGAGCCCCGGGAGGAGGTCGGTGTCCacggcctccagcagcagctgcagcagcggccTGGGCAGCTACACCGGCAGCAGCCCGCACATCCCCCGGGGAGGACTGTACCCGACCCCGGCCGTGGACgcccagcagcaggagaggcATCTGCACCGCGGCTGTCTGAAGCAGATCCTCCACAAAATCAGAA TTCTGTGGGGCACAGAGCTGATGGAGGACAGTGACAGCAGTCGAGAGAGATACCTCAGGAACGTTCTGAGGGAGATGATCACGTATATTGCATTCCTCATCACTATTTGTATAT TGACCTATGGGATGGTGAGTGCCAACATGTACTACTACACCAAAGTCATGTCTCAGCTTTTCCTGGACACACCGCTGTCTGCCGGAGACTCTTTCACTTTCAGGCACATCTCAACAATGGATGATTTCTGgaag TTCACAGAGGGGCCATTCCTCAACAGCATGTACTGGGAAGTGTGGTACAACAACAAGAGTCTGCCAGACAATCACAGTCTCATCTACTATGAGAATCTCCTCCTGGGGGTCCCGCGCCTCCGACAGGTCAAAGTCCGCAACGAGTCCTGCTCCATCCACCAGGATCTGAGAGATGAGGTTCAGGACTGCTACAACATGTACACGCCAACCAACGAGGACACCTCCTCCTTTGGCCCCAGGAATAGAACTGC GTGGGTCTATACAGCAGAGAGTGAGATGAATGACAGCAGTTACTGGGGTCAGGTTTCTAAATACGGAGGCGGAGGATACTACCAAGATCTGTCTCGTACGAAAGCGGAGTCCGTTGTCCAGCTGCAGTTTCTCAAAGACCACCTGTGGTTGGACAGGGGCACCAGAGCCGTCTTCCTCGACTTCTCCGTCTACAATGGAAACATCAACCTCTTCTGTATCGCTAG ATTGCTGGCGGAGTTCCCGGCCACCGGGGGGGTGGTGACCTCCTGGCAGTTCCAGACAGTGCGTCTGATGCGTTACGTGTCCAGCTGGGACTACTTTGTGGCTGTGTGCGAGGTGGCGTTCTGCATCTTCGTCCTGTACtacgtggtggaggaggtgctggagaTCCGCATCCACCGGCTGCATTACTTCAAGAGCCTGTGGAACTGTCTGGATGTTCTCATTTTGGCG TTGAGTGTTGTTGCCATCATCATGAACGTAACCAGAACAGCCATGGTTGGCAGTTGTCTCAAAGGCCTGCTGGAGAAGGACAGTTCTCACCCCAGTTTCCAGCCCTTGGCCAACCTGCAGGTCCAGTTCAACAACGTGGCTGCAGTCATCGTCTTCTTCTCCTGGGTCAAG ATTTTTAAGTTCATCAACTTCAACAAGACCATGAGCCAGCTGTCCAGCACCATGTCACGCTGTGCCAAGGACCTCGTGGGCTTCGCCATCatgttcttcatcatcttcctgGCCTATGCTCAGCTGGCCTACTTGGTGTTCGGAACCCAAGTCAACGATTTCAGCACGTTCCAAGCCAGCAT TTTTACCCAGTTCCGTATCATCCTGGGAGACTTTGAGTTCTCTGAGATCGAGGAGGCGAACCCAGTGCTCGGACCGATCTACTTCACCACCTTTATCTTCTTTATCTTCTTCATTCTTATG AACATGTTCCTGGCCATCATCAATGACTCCTACTCTGAGGTGAAGGCTGACATGTCCCAGCAGAGGACTGAGATGGAGATGACAGACCTCATCAAGAAG GGCTGTAACAAAGCTTTGATGAAGTTAAGACTGAAGAAGACGGCGGTAGATGACATCTCTGACAGCCTGCGTCAGGCGGGGGGCAAACTGAACATTGATGAACTTCGTCAGGATCTTAAAGG AAAGGGCCACACGGATGCAGAGATTCAGGCCATATTCGCCAAGTACGATCACGACGGCGACCAGGAGCTGACGGAGCACGAGCACCAGCAGATGAGAGACGAcctggagaaagaaaga GAGGACCTGGATCTGGAACGCAATTCGCTGACTAGACCAtgcagtgggcggagcttcccTCGCACCCAGGAAGACTCGGAGGAGGACGACGACGAGGACAGCGGCCACAGCTCCCGTCGCCGTGGCAGCAGCTCGGGTGGCGTCTCCTATGAGGAGTTTCAAGT GCTGGTGAGACGCGTGGACCGGATGGAGCACTCGATCGGCAGCATCGTGTCCAAGATAGACGCTGTGATCGTGAAGCTGGAAACCATGGAGAGAGCTAAACTGAAGAGGAGGGACGTGCTGGGCCGGCTGCTGGACGGAGTCATGGAG GACGAGCGTCTGGGACGCGACACAGACGCCCATAGGGAGCAGATGGAGAGGCTGGtgagggaggagctggagcgcTGGGAGTCTGACGATATGGTCTCACAGGTCAGCCAGCCGCAGCCCAACACTGGCGCCGGCCCCCGCCCTCGTCCGTCCTCTGCTCTGTCCACCGACGGCCCCGACACGAGCACAAACGGGAGCGGCCATGTATGA